One window of Medicago truncatula cultivar Jemalong A17 chromosome 2, MtrunA17r5.0-ANR, whole genome shotgun sequence genomic DNA carries:
- the LOC25488124 gene encoding ubiquitin-like-specific protease ESD4, which produces MGMTTSNRKRSEECMSVLTNHTTISISQPSSKRPKFSYQSTRPVSTSNAIVSRLSRYPDTKPQFLREVHAPCRPRKFNLSRKLSNFGDFIDMGNFLQRNYEKVKRSALGKCRLVTQKEKVVIDLDSDGEDSDDSGVVEVVEIRDTEMKDVEIGVQRRLTDSALTNAVVNVEDHDLSSVHVYKKLLQGVQRRTDTIQSLNFQIELNEKRRDIFQLLRPKKELIEEVPFEPFVPLTDDEEIEVSCAFSSNRRKVLVAHESSNIEVSGEKMRCLLPGAWLNDEVINLYLELLKERERREPKKFLKCHFFSTFFYKKLISGRDRYDYKSVRRWTTQRKLGYSLFDCDKIFVPIHKEIHWCLAVINKRDAKFQYLDSLKGMDRRVLEVLARYYVDEVKDKTGKDIDVSTWEKEYVEDLPEQENGFDCGVFMIKYADFYSRGLGLCFNQEHMPYFRRRTAKEVLRLRAD; this is translated from the exons ATGGGTATGACCACAAGCAACCGTAAACGCTCTGAAGAATGCATGTCCGTCCTCACCAATCACACCACCATCTCTATTTCTCAACCATCTTCAAAACGACCCAAATTTTCATACCAATCGACCCGACCCGTTTCCACCTCAAACGCCATCGTTTCCAGACTCTCCCGTTACCCAGACACCAAACCCCAATTCCTCCGTGAAGTTCACGCGCCGTGTAGACCTAGAAAATTCAACCTTTCCAGAAAATTATCGAATTTCGGCGATTTCATTGACATGGGTAATTTTCTGCAGAGGAATTACGAGAAGGTGAAGCGTTCGGCGTTGGGAAAATGCAGATTGGTGACACAGAAGGAGAAGGTGGTGATTGATTTGGATTCAGATGGGGAGGATTCGGATGATTCTGGGGTTGTGGAGGTTGTTGAGATTCGTGATACGGAGATGAAGGATGTTGAAATTGGGGTTCAACGGAGGTTAACGGATTCAGCTTTGACTAATGCGGTGGTGAATGTGGAGGACCATGATCTTTCCAGTGTTCATGTGTATAAGAAGTTGCTTCAAGGTGTTCAGAGAAGGACTGATACaattcaaagtttgaattttcaaattgaGTTGAATGAGAAGAGGAGAGATATTTTTCAATTGTTAAGGCCTAAGAAGGAACTTATTGAg GAAGTTCCATTTGAGCCTTTTGTCCCTCTCACAGATGATGAAGAAATTGAGGTTTCTTGCGCATTTTCCTCCAACCG GAGAAAGGTATTGGTTGCTCATGAGAGTTCTAATATTGAGGTATCAGGAGAAAAGATGCGATGCCTTCTTCCGGGTGCATGGTTAAATGATGAG GTGATAAATTTGTACCTCGAGTTGCTGAAAGAGAGGGAGCGaagagaacccaagaagtttctgaaatgtcattttttcaGCACCTTTTTCTACAAAAAG TTAATAAGTGGCAGGGATAGATATGATTACAAATCTGTCCGAAGATGGACGACTCAAAGGAAATTGGGATACAGCCTATTTGATTGTGATAAA ATATTTGTACCCATCCACAAAGAAATTCACTGGTGCTTGGCAGTTATCAATAAAAGAGATGCAAAATTCCAGTATCTTGACTCATTGAAAGGAATGGATCGTCGTGTGCTAGAAGTGCTG GCTAGGTACTATGTAGACGAAGTAAAAGACAAAACTGGAAAAGATATTGATGTAAGCACCTGGGAGAAAGAATATGTCGAAGACCTTCCTGAGCAGGAAAATGG GTTCGATTGTGGCGTGTTTATGATCAAATATGCCGACTTCTATAGCAGAGGCCTGGGTCTGTGTTTTAACCAG GAAC